A window of the Alkalidesulfovibrio alkalitolerans DSM 16529 genome harbors these coding sequences:
- the aprB gene encoding adenylyl-sulfate reductase subunit beta: MPTYVDPSKCDGCKGGEKTACMYICPNDLMILDPEEMKAFNQEPEACWECYSCVKICPQGAIGARPYGDFAPMGGTSIPMRGAEDIMWTVKFRNGNVKRFKFPIRTTPEGSIKPYDGKPEPGDIDSELLFTETSLPTPKEVLNKKFEVTDVDATQCWFDLPCEGGNRA; the protein is encoded by the coding sequence GACCCGAGCAAGTGCGATGGCTGCAAGGGCGGTGAGAAGACCGCCTGCATGTACATCTGCCCGAACGACCTGATGATTCTCGATCCCGAGGAGATGAAGGCGTTCAACCAGGAGCCCGAGGCGTGCTGGGAGTGCTACTCCTGCGTGAAGATCTGCCCGCAGGGCGCCATCGGCGCTCGTCCCTACGGCGACTTCGCGCCCATGGGCGGCACCTCGATCCCGATGCGCGGCGCTGAAGACATCATGTGGACCGTTAAGTTCCGCAATGGCAACGTCAAGCGCTTCAAGTTCCCCATCCGCACCACCCCCGAGGGTTCGATCAAGCCCTACGACGGCAAGCCCGAGCCGGGCGACATCGACAGCGAACTGCTCTTCACCGAGACCTCGCTGCCGACGCCCAAGGAAGTCCTGAACAAGAAGTTCGAGGTCACCGACGTCGACGCCACCCAGTGCTGGTTCGACCTTCCCTGCGAAGGCGGAAACCGCGCCTAG
- the aprA gene encoding adenylyl-sulfate reductase subunit alpha has protein sequence MPKIPVKIAPQGVPVGDPEIIEKDVDILMVGGGMGTCGAAFEAVRWADKYAPDLKIMLVDKASLERSGAVAQGLSAINTYLGKNAPDDYVRMVRTDLMGLVREDLIYDLGRHVDDSVHLFEEWGLPCWIKEGDHNLDGSQAVKKGKSLRNGDEPVRSGRWQIMINGESYKCIVAEAAKNALGQDRYMERVFIVKLLLDANQPNRIAGAVGFSTRENKVYVFKANTILVACGGAVNVYRPRSTGEGMGRAWYPVWNAGSTYTMCAEVGAEMTMMENRFVPARFKDGYGPVGAWFLLFKAKATNYKGEDYCATNRAMLKPYEERGYAQGHIIPTCLRNHMMLREMREGRGPIFMDTATALQTTFAKLTPEQQKHLESEAWEDFLDMCVGQANLWACMNIEPEKSGSEIMPTEPYLLGSHSGCCGIWVSGPDESWVPEDYKVKADDGKVYNRMTTVNGLFTCADGVGASGHKFSSGSHAEGRICGKQMVRWCLNHKDYKPALKKSAAELAKEIYAPVENYKAGVAASTDPIVNPNYITPKNFMMRLIKCSDEYGGGVGTLYVTSASLLEHGFKLLDMLEEDSKKLAARDLHELMRCWEQFHRLWTVRLHMQHIHFRQESRYPGFFYRGDFMGLDDSKWKCFVNSKYDPEKGETKLFKKPYWQVIPNPMHP, from the coding sequence ATGCCCAAGATTCCTGTCAAGATTGCTCCCCAGGGCGTGCCCGTTGGGGATCCGGAAATCATCGAGAAGGACGTTGACATCCTCATGGTTGGTGGCGGCATGGGCACCTGCGGCGCGGCTTTCGAAGCCGTCCGCTGGGCCGACAAGTACGCCCCCGACCTGAAGATCATGCTGGTCGACAAGGCCTCTCTGGAGCGCTCCGGCGCGGTTGCCCAGGGCCTGTCGGCCATCAACACCTACCTCGGCAAGAACGCCCCCGACGACTACGTCCGCATGGTCCGCACCGACCTGATGGGCCTCGTGCGCGAAGACCTGATCTACGATCTCGGTCGTCACGTCGACGACTCCGTGCACCTCTTCGAGGAATGGGGCCTGCCCTGCTGGATCAAGGAAGGCGACCACAACCTCGACGGCAGCCAGGCCGTGAAGAAGGGCAAGTCTCTGCGCAACGGCGACGAGCCCGTCCGCTCCGGCCGTTGGCAGATCATGATCAACGGTGAGTCCTACAAGTGCATCGTGGCCGAGGCCGCGAAGAACGCCCTGGGCCAGGACCGTTACATGGAGCGTGTCTTCATCGTGAAGCTGCTCCTGGACGCCAACCAGCCCAACCGCATCGCGGGCGCCGTCGGCTTCTCCACCCGCGAGAACAAAGTGTACGTCTTCAAGGCCAACACCATCCTGGTGGCCTGCGGCGGCGCGGTGAACGTGTACCGTCCCCGCTCCACCGGTGAAGGCATGGGCCGCGCCTGGTATCCCGTCTGGAACGCCGGTTCGACCTACACCATGTGTGCCGAGGTCGGCGCCGAGATGACCATGATGGAAAACCGCTTCGTGCCCGCCCGCTTCAAGGACGGTTACGGCCCGGTCGGCGCTTGGTTCCTGCTCTTCAAAGCCAAGGCCACCAACTACAAGGGCGAGGACTACTGCGCCACCAACCGCGCCATGCTCAAGCCCTACGAGGAGCGCGGCTACGCCCAGGGTCACATCATCCCCACCTGCCTGCGCAACCACATGATGCTGCGTGAAATGCGCGAAGGTCGCGGCCCCATCTTCATGGACACCGCCACCGCGCTGCAGACCACCTTCGCCAAGCTGACCCCCGAGCAGCAGAAGCACCTCGAGTCCGAGGCTTGGGAAGACTTCCTCGACATGTGCGTCGGCCAGGCCAACCTGTGGGCCTGCATGAACATCGAGCCCGAGAAGTCCGGCTCCGAGATCATGCCCACCGAGCCGTACCTGCTCGGCTCCCACTCCGGCTGCTGCGGCATCTGGGTCTCCGGTCCGGACGAGTCCTGGGTTCCCGAGGACTACAAGGTCAAGGCCGACGACGGCAAGGTTTACAACCGTATGACCACGGTCAACGGCCTGTTCACCTGCGCTGACGGCGTTGGCGCCTCGGGCCACAAGTTCTCCTCCGGTTCGCACGCCGAGGGTCGTATCTGCGGCAAGCAGATGGTCCGCTGGTGCCTGAACCACAAGGACTACAAGCCCGCGCTGAAGAAGTCCGCGGCCGAACTGGCCAAGGAAATCTACGCTCCGGTCGAGAACTACAAGGCTGGCGTCGCCGCCTCCACCGACCCGATCGTGAACCCGAACTACATCACTCCCAAGAACTTCATGATGCGCCTCATCAAGTGCTCGGACGAGTACGGCGGCGGCGTCGGCACCCTGTACGTGACCTCCGCCTCCCTGCTGGAGCACGGCTTCAAGCTTCTCGACATGCTCGAGGAAGACTCCAAGAAGCTGGCCGCCCGTGACCTGCACGAACTGATGCGCTGCTGGGAGCAGTTCCACCGCCTCTGGACCGTGCGCCTGCACATGCAGCACATCCACTTCCGTCAAGAGTCCCGTTACCCCGGCTTCTTCTACCGCGGTGACTTCATGGGCCTGGACGACTCCAAGTGGAAGTGCTTCGTCAACTCCAAGTACGACCCCGAGAAGGGCGAGACCAAGCTCTTCAAGAAGCCGTACTGGCAGGTCATCCCGAACCCGATGCATCCGTAA
- a CDS encoding CoB--CoM heterodisulfide reductase iron-sulfur subunit A family protein has protein sequence MANTSILVVGGGFSGLTAALEAAEVGHEVFIVEKSPFLGGRVAQLNKYFPKLCPPSCGLEIQFQRVKSNPLVKVFTLAEVVSVSGKAGNYEVTIKLTPRHVKPGNYDFSEEARALSKDVPSEFELGMGTRKALHLDMPFAYPARWTLDKGALTEAEAKKLAENPVVDLDEKEKTITLSVGAIVYATGWKPYDVTKLSNLGAGMVPNVVSNMQFERLSAPCGPTNGKIVRPTDGAAPKRIAFVQCAGSRDENHLNYCSYICCMASLKQAAYIREQYPEASVVIYYIDLRTPGRYDTFKDRILADPKIKPVKGKVAKIEASGQNVKVTVEDAVTGIKGEDVFDLVVLATGMQPSLSGERLPAGIQVDADGFLVGGEDKGIFAAGCAKLPLDVMKSAQSATGAALQAIQTVKGR, from the coding sequence ATGGCGAACACAAGCATCCTGGTTGTCGGAGGCGGATTCAGCGGTCTCACGGCCGCGCTCGAAGCCGCTGAAGTCGGCCACGAGGTCTTCATCGTCGAGAAGAGTCCCTTCTTGGGAGGCCGCGTGGCGCAGCTGAACAAGTATTTTCCCAAGCTGTGCCCCCCTTCCTGTGGTCTCGAAATCCAGTTCCAGAGGGTGAAGAGCAACCCCCTGGTCAAGGTCTTCACTCTGGCCGAGGTCGTCTCGGTGTCTGGCAAGGCCGGTAACTACGAGGTCACGATCAAGCTCACGCCGCGTCATGTGAAGCCCGGCAACTACGATTTCAGCGAGGAGGCCAGGGCCCTGTCCAAAGACGTGCCGAGCGAGTTCGAACTCGGCATGGGCACGCGCAAGGCGCTGCACCTGGACATGCCCTTCGCTTATCCGGCGCGCTGGACGCTCGACAAGGGGGCGCTGACCGAGGCCGAGGCCAAAAAGCTGGCCGAGAACCCGGTCGTGGACCTTGACGAGAAGGAGAAGACCATCACTCTGAGCGTCGGAGCCATCGTCTACGCCACGGGTTGGAAGCCCTATGACGTGACAAAACTCTCGAATCTCGGGGCGGGCATGGTCCCCAACGTGGTTTCGAACATGCAGTTCGAGCGTCTGAGCGCGCCGTGCGGCCCCACCAACGGCAAAATCGTCCGGCCGACGGACGGCGCGGCGCCCAAGCGCATCGCCTTCGTGCAGTGTGCCGGATCGCGCGACGAGAACCACCTGAACTACTGCTCGTACATCTGCTGCATGGCCTCGCTCAAGCAGGCCGCCTACATCCGCGAGCAGTACCCCGAGGCCAGCGTGGTCATCTACTACATCGACCTGCGCACGCCCGGCCGCTACGACACGTTCAAGGACCGCATCCTGGCCGATCCCAAGATCAAGCCGGTCAAGGGCAAGGTGGCCAAGATCGAGGCCTCGGGCCAGAACGTGAAGGTCACCGTGGAAGACGCCGTCACCGGCATCAAGGGCGAGGACGTCTTCGATCTGGTGGTGCTGGCCACGGGCATGCAGCCCTCGCTGTCCGGCGAGCGTCTGCCCGCCGGCATTCAGGTTGACGCCGACGGTTTCCTCGTCGGCGGCGAGGACAAGGGCATTTTCGCCGCAGGCTGCGCCAAGCTGCCCCTGGACGTCATGAAGTCGGCCCAGTCCGCTACCGGCGCGGCGCTCCAAGCGATTCAAACGGTGAAGGGGAGGTAA
- a CDS encoding ABC transporter ATP-binding protein, whose amino-acid sequence MGHLRLTDVCVRFGGLQALANVSFELRPGEIMALIGPNGAGKTTLFNVITGVYRVSDGDVTYGDVSLIGLRPHRILSLGIARTFQNIRLFTAMTALENVMVAQHCRSRSGVFSAVLRPRSQREEERRIIDKAQAALDFVGMGDMTDVVARNLPYGLQRRLEIARALGSEPQTILLDEPAAGLNPSESRDLMELITRIADSGINVLMVEHDMKVVMGISHRVAVLDHGVLICQGRPDEVQCDPKVIEAYLGQ is encoded by the coding sequence ATGGGACATTTGCGCTTAACCGACGTGTGTGTTCGTTTCGGCGGGCTGCAGGCCCTTGCGAACGTTTCCTTCGAGCTTCGGCCTGGCGAGATCATGGCCCTCATCGGTCCCAACGGCGCGGGCAAGACCACGCTTTTCAACGTCATCACCGGTGTGTATCGAGTCTCGGACGGAGACGTCACCTATGGCGACGTGAGCCTGATCGGCCTGCGGCCGCACAGGATATTGTCTTTGGGCATCGCCCGAACCTTTCAAAACATTCGTCTCTTCACCGCCATGACCGCCCTCGAAAACGTCATGGTCGCCCAGCATTGCCGGTCGCGTTCCGGCGTCTTCTCCGCCGTGCTCAGACCGCGCTCGCAGCGCGAAGAGGAGCGGCGGATCATCGACAAGGCCCAGGCCGCGCTCGATTTCGTCGGCATGGGCGACATGACGGACGTCGTGGCCCGAAATCTTCCCTACGGCTTGCAGCGCCGACTCGAAATCGCCCGCGCCTTGGGCAGCGAACCGCAGACGATTCTGCTCGATGAGCCCGCCGCCGGTCTCAACCCGTCGGAGAGCAGGGACCTCATGGAGCTCATCACGCGCATCGCCGATTCCGGCATCAACGTGCTCATGGTCGAGCATGACATGAAAGTCGTCATGGGCATCAGCCACCGTGTGGCCGTTCTGGATCACGGCGTCTTGATCTGCCAGGGGCGGCCCGACGAGGTGCAGTGCGACCCCAAGGTCATCGAGGCGTATCTGGGCCAGTAA
- a CDS encoding branched-chain amino acid ABC transporter substrate-binding protein, with protein MNRNVVRILVVAMALVLASGPALAAKLKIGSLSPLTGPYAADGNDIANGVRAAIAAIEKEGGIPGFDGIELMAEDSACDPKQAVAAANKLLSAKVAGVIGAYCSSATIPASDVLSEDDIPMLTPASTNEKVTERGLKHMYRVCGRDDDQSVVAVQFMTDYLKGKSVYIVDDKTTYSQGLADNVKKLAAEKGLKVIAHDHVNQGDRDFSAVLTKIKAANPDVFYMSLQNSSSGALMLIQARRMGINAAIIGQDAVYHPQLMEIAKADAEGVFLTFGFIDESTEAYQKFLAAYAPYGTPGAYSGYAYDSATVLLKAIKDAGSTKPDDIRAAIMKMDFQGASKHIKFMENGDSGSNYIIRMVKDGQFVNYWNPATGQTY; from the coding sequence ATGAACAGGAATGTGGTGCGGATTCTCGTGGTCGCGATGGCGCTCGTGCTTGCCAGCGGCCCGGCCCTTGCGGCCAAGCTCAAGATCGGCAGCCTTTCTCCGCTGACCGGCCCCTATGCTGCGGACGGCAACGACATCGCCAACGGCGTGCGCGCGGCCATCGCGGCCATCGAGAAGGAAGGCGGCATCCCCGGGTTCGACGGCATCGAACTGATGGCCGAGGACAGCGCCTGCGATCCCAAGCAGGCTGTGGCCGCCGCCAACAAGCTTCTTTCCGCCAAGGTTGCGGGCGTGATCGGCGCGTACTGCTCCAGCGCCACCATCCCGGCTTCCGACGTCCTCTCCGAGGACGACATCCCCATGCTGACCCCGGCCTCGACCAACGAAAAGGTCACCGAGCGCGGTCTCAAGCACATGTATCGCGTCTGCGGCCGTGACGATGACCAGAGTGTGGTCGCCGTGCAGTTCATGACCGACTACCTCAAGGGTAAGAGCGTCTACATCGTGGACGACAAGACCACCTACTCCCAGGGGCTGGCCGACAACGTCAAGAAGCTGGCCGCCGAAAAGGGCCTCAAGGTCATCGCCCACGACCACGTGAACCAGGGCGACCGCGACTTCTCGGCCGTGCTGACCAAGATCAAGGCCGCCAACCCCGACGTCTTCTACATGAGCCTGCAAAACTCCTCCTCGGGCGCCCTGATGCTCATCCAGGCCCGCCGTATGGGCATCAACGCCGCGATCATCGGCCAGGATGCCGTGTACCACCCGCAGCTCATGGAGATCGCCAAGGCCGACGCCGAGGGCGTGTTCCTGACCTTCGGCTTCATCGACGAGTCCACCGAGGCCTACCAGAAATTCCTCGCGGCCTACGCCCCCTACGGCACACCCGGCGCGTACTCCGGCTACGCCTACGACTCCGCCACCGTGCTGCTCAAGGCCATCAAGGACGCGGGCAGCACCAAGCCCGACGACATCCGCGCTGCGATCATGAAGATGGACTTCCAGGGCGCCTCCAAGCACATCAAGTTCATGGAGAACGGCGACTCCGGCTCCAACTACATCATCCGCATGGTCAAGGACGGCCAGTTCGTGAACTACTGGAATCCGGCCACCGGCCAGACCTACTAG
- the qmoC gene encoding quinone-interacting membrane-bound oxidoreductase complex subunit QmoC — protein sequence MSNPVRIQPDLQFVKDLQQVGGDTLKRCYQCATCSVACPISPAVNPYPRKEMIWAQWGLKDKLVNDIDIWLCHNCGTCSDLCPRGAKPGDLLAALRNMAYRKVAEPTIIGEWMSKPKHLPLLIAIPAIIWLVVWIIRAGMLGSFFPMFEPAADGHGWQVVAEGGKVIYGGLFPGDFTIDPIFMATFFAMVFVFYRSVKKLITSFDVPKTFVLSGEKNPSMFEAFKATIACEIATHTKWKKCGDDTEADKQKFMGHFTLFYAFIALMIVTGTIAATHWGSNFLRWFTGLELGILKFFGHTPLNLWNPLKLLAIFGAVLFVYGLAKLTARRMRQDTSKHGSSWYDWYLLGIIWVVGLSGIFCMLLRLANTPTLAYPMYFVHLVSVWMLFAYLPWSKLGHLVYRTAALTYARHVGRIPMETKEEKTFVL from the coding sequence ATGTCGAACCCGGTCCGCATCCAACCCGACCTGCAGTTCGTCAAGGACCTGCAGCAGGTGGGGGGCGACACGCTCAAGCGCTGCTATCAGTGCGCTACGTGCTCGGTCGCCTGTCCCATCTCGCCCGCCGTGAATCCCTATCCCCGAAAGGAGATGATCTGGGCGCAGTGGGGTCTGAAGGACAAACTCGTCAACGACATCGACATCTGGCTGTGCCACAACTGCGGCACCTGCTCGGATCTGTGCCCGCGCGGCGCCAAGCCTGGCGATCTTCTGGCCGCGCTACGCAACATGGCCTACCGCAAGGTGGCTGAACCCACGATCATCGGTGAGTGGATGAGCAAGCCCAAGCACCTGCCGTTGCTCATCGCCATCCCGGCGATCATTTGGCTGGTCGTGTGGATCATCCGCGCGGGCATGCTCGGGAGCTTCTTCCCCATGTTCGAGCCTGCGGCCGACGGACACGGCTGGCAAGTGGTGGCTGAAGGCGGCAAGGTGATCTACGGCGGTCTCTTCCCCGGCGATTTCACCATCGACCCGATCTTCATGGCCACTTTCTTCGCCATGGTTTTCGTCTTCTACCGAAGCGTGAAGAAGCTCATCACTTCCTTCGACGTGCCCAAGACGTTCGTGCTTTCGGGCGAGAAGAATCCATCCATGTTCGAGGCGTTCAAGGCGACCATCGCCTGCGAAATCGCCACCCACACCAAGTGGAAGAAATGCGGCGATGATACCGAAGCCGACAAGCAGAAGTTCATGGGGCACTTCACCCTGTTCTATGCCTTCATCGCCCTGATGATCGTCACCGGCACCATCGCTGCCACCCACTGGGGCAGCAATTTCCTGCGCTGGTTCACGGGTCTTGAGCTAGGCATCCTGAAGTTCTTCGGCCATACACCGCTGAACCTGTGGAACCCGCTCAAGCTCCTGGCCATCTTTGGCGCGGTGCTTTTCGTCTACGGACTGGCCAAGCTGACCGCCCGTCGCATGCGCCAGGACACCTCCAAGCACGGCTCCTCTTGGTACGATTGGTATCTGTTGGGCATCATCTGGGTCGTCGGCCTGTCCGGCATCTTCTGCATGCTGCTCAGGCTCGCCAACACGCCCACCCTGGCCTATCCCATGTACTTCGTGCATCTGGTCTCGGTGTGGATGCTCTTCGCCTATCTGCCCTGGTCCAAGCTTGGGCATTTGGTATATAGGACCGCGGCCCTGACGTACGCCCGTCACGTCGGCCGTATCCCCATGGAAACCAAAGAGGAAAAGACTTTTGTCCTCTAA
- a CDS encoding branched-chain amino acid ABC transporter permease, giving the protein MDFFLQQFLNGLTLGGLYALIALGYTMVYGIIQLINFAHGEFFAAGGYMGVILLSWMASQGMIQSNPWLCMGIALFLTMGYCALLAMAVEKVAYKPLRHSSRLAVLLSALGMSIFLQNGLMLTQGVYDKAYPTELVSGQVAFGELQVSLMQVVILCTTGLLLMALNTLVFKTNIGKAMRATAQDKTMSALVGINPNRIISMTFAIGAGLAAAAGILVGFSYGSVRYDMGFVPGIKAFAAAVLGGIGNISGAMIGGLIIGMVEVMAAAYIRGGTEYKDVFAFIILISVLYFMPTGIMGENVDDTRV; this is encoded by the coding sequence ATGGACTTTTTTCTCCAACAGTTCCTGAACGGCCTGACCCTGGGCGGTCTGTACGCGCTCATCGCGCTCGGCTACACCATGGTCTACGGCATCATCCAGCTCATCAACTTCGCCCATGGCGAATTTTTCGCCGCCGGCGGCTACATGGGCGTGATCCTGCTCTCGTGGATGGCATCGCAGGGCATGATCCAGAGCAATCCCTGGTTGTGCATGGGCATCGCCCTGTTCCTGACCATGGGATATTGCGCGCTTCTGGCTATGGCCGTGGAAAAAGTGGCCTACAAGCCTCTTCGTCATTCGAGCCGTCTGGCCGTGCTGCTCTCGGCCCTTGGCATGTCCATCTTTCTGCAAAACGGCCTGATGCTCACCCAGGGCGTGTACGACAAGGCCTACCCCACGGAGCTCGTGTCCGGGCAGGTCGCGTTCGGTGAACTTCAGGTCTCGCTCATGCAGGTCGTGATCCTGTGCACCACGGGACTGTTGCTCATGGCCCTGAACACGCTGGTCTTCAAGACCAACATCGGCAAGGCCATGCGCGCCACGGCGCAGGACAAGACCATGTCCGCGCTGGTCGGCATCAACCCCAACAGGATCATCTCCATGACTTTCGCCATCGGCGCCGGGCTGGCCGCCGCGGCGGGAATCCTGGTGGGCTTCAGCTACGGCTCGGTGCGCTACGACATGGGCTTCGTGCCGGGCATTAAGGCCTTCGCGGCCGCCGTGCTCGGGGGCATCGGCAACATTTCCGGGGCCATGATCGGGGGGCTGATCATCGGCATGGTCGAGGTCATGGCGGCGGCCTACATCCGGGGCGGGACGGAATACAAGGACGTCTTCGCATTCATCATTCTGATCTCGGTGCTCTATTTCATGCCCACCGGCATCATGGGGGAGAACGTCGATGACACCCGCGTCTAA
- a CDS encoding hydrogenase iron-sulfur subunit has protein sequence MAEKIGVYIDESCLGPVLDAGQLAEFVKGRFSKEVSLVRTHPRLNSEDGRALIQADIDEGALGAVCIVSTSPRYDSDIFTFTGDVLVERVNFREFVAKGYKNPDGTTLKAGDALTDELRLLAEDYLKMGVLKLTKMTAPTPEIPDGVRTVLVLGGGWTGLNAALAAATAGYDVVLVEKESQLGGKALNLFKSFPLAAPWTQTEDTGIDKLVQAVQSNAKISVKLGVTLEKLDGAPGLYTATVGGEDIPVGSVVLATGWEPQKTEYLAPLGYGKFKNVVTTAEFEKLAKKGLTAKRVAFIADVSVCIEEGLKAEAAKAEAEAAAAAEAEGKEKQEGAEEVFVFKNLESCRHLAFSSELNSLVALKQAGYVADSASDAIGFVFYDHMMVPGINERYYKAAQDKPGVMLTKGFISGIREEGAKLVLLARDTLLGETIEIDVDMIVLPTGIVPTTAHGPVMNFTYRQGPAFPDLELFSGFADSNYICFPYETRRTGVYAAGCVRQPMSMAMARDDAQGAVLKAIQCISSLNRGVSVHPRSGDASYPKFNFTRCTQCKRCTEECPFGALDDDPKGTPMPNPTRCRRCGTCMGACPERVISFDNYNVDMIGTMIKAVEVPPKINEGGPRAIILACENDAYPAIDIAAMRGHPWSPYVRIIPVRCLGSVNTIWIADAMSKGTDGVLLLGCKYGEDYQCHFVKGSELCSRRMVNVAESLNRLGVEPERVLQKQVAIDEYDQVPHIIDDFMNYILKLGPNPFKGY, from the coding sequence ATGGCCGAGAAGATCGGTGTCTACATAGACGAATCCTGCCTGGGCCCGGTGCTTGATGCCGGGCAACTGGCCGAGTTCGTGAAGGGTCGCTTCTCCAAGGAAGTCTCCTTGGTGCGGACCCACCCTCGCCTGAACTCCGAGGACGGCCGGGCGCTCATCCAGGCCGATATCGACGAAGGCGCGCTCGGCGCTGTCTGTATCGTCTCGACGTCGCCCCGCTACGATTCCGACATCTTCACCTTCACGGGCGACGTGTTGGTGGAGCGCGTCAACTTCCGCGAGTTCGTGGCCAAGGGCTACAAGAATCCCGACGGAACCACGCTCAAGGCCGGCGACGCGCTGACCGACGAGCTTCGGCTGCTGGCCGAGGACTATCTCAAGATGGGCGTGCTCAAACTGACCAAGATGACCGCTCCCACCCCCGAGATCCCCGACGGCGTCCGCACCGTCCTGGTGCTCGGCGGCGGCTGGACCGGCCTCAACGCGGCCTTGGCCGCGGCCACGGCCGGCTATGACGTCGTCCTGGTCGAGAAGGAATCCCAGCTCGGCGGCAAGGCGCTCAACCTCTTCAAGTCCTTCCCGCTCGCCGCGCCCTGGACACAGACCGAGGACACGGGCATCGACAAGCTCGTGCAGGCCGTGCAGTCCAACGCCAAGATCAGCGTGAAGCTCGGCGTCACCCTGGAGAAGCTCGACGGCGCGCCCGGTCTGTACACCGCCACGGTGGGCGGCGAGGATATCCCCGTCGGCTCCGTGGTCCTGGCCACCGGCTGGGAGCCGCAGAAGACCGAGTATCTTGCGCCGCTTGGCTACGGCAAGTTCAAGAACGTGGTCACCACGGCCGAGTTCGAGAAACTGGCCAAGAAGGGCCTCACTGCCAAGCGCGTGGCCTTCATCGCCGACGTTTCGGTGTGCATCGAGGAGGGCCTGAAGGCCGAGGCCGCCAAGGCCGAAGCCGAAGCCGCCGCCGCTGCCGAGGCCGAGGGCAAGGAGAAGCAAGAGGGCGCTGAAGAGGTCTTCGTCTTCAAGAATCTCGAATCCTGCCGCCACCTTGCGTTCAGCTCCGAGCTCAATTCGCTCGTGGCCCTCAAGCAGGCCGGATACGTGGCCGACAGCGCGTCCGACGCCATCGGCTTCGTCTTCTACGACCACATGATGGTTCCCGGCATCAACGAGCGCTACTACAAGGCCGCCCAGGACAAGCCCGGCGTGATGCTCACCAAGGGCTTCATCTCCGGCATCCGCGAGGAAGGGGCAAAGCTCGTCCTGCTGGCCCGCGACACGCTGCTTGGCGAGACCATCGAGATCGACGTGGACATGATCGTCCTGCCCACGGGCATCGTGCCCACCACGGCGCACGGTCCGGTGATGAACTTCACCTACCGCCAGGGCCCGGCCTTTCCCGACCTCGAACTCTTCAGCGGTTTCGCGGACTCCAACTACATCTGCTTCCCCTACGAGACGAGGCGCACCGGCGTGTACGCCGCGGGCTGCGTGCGGCAGCCCATGAGCATGGCCATGGCGCGCGACGATGCCCAGGGGGCTGTGCTCAAGGCCATCCAGTGCATCAGCTCGCTCAACCGGGGCGTGTCCGTGCACCCGCGTTCGGGCGACGCCTCCTACCCCAAGTTCAACTTCACGCGGTGCACGCAGTGCAAGCGCTGCACCGAGGAATGCCCCTTCGGCGCGCTGGACGACGATCCCAAGGGCACGCCGATGCCCAACCCCACGCGTTGCCGTCGTTGCGGCACCTGCATGGGCGCTTGCCCCGAGCGCGTCATCAGTTTTGACAACTACAACGTCGACATGATCGGCACCATGATCAAGGCCGTCGAGGTTCCGCCCAAAATCAACGAGGGCGGCCCGCGCGCGATCATCCTGGCCTGCGAGAACGACGCCTATCCGGCCATCGACATCGCGGCCATGCGCGGCCATCCGTGGAGCCCCTACGTGCGCATCATTCCGGTCCGTTGCCTGGGATCGGTGAACACCATCTGGATCGCCGATGCCATGTCCAAGGGCACGGACGGCGTGCTGCTCCTCGGCTGCAAGTACGGCGAGGACTACCAGTGCCACTTCGTCAAGGGTTCCGAGCTGTGCAGCCGCCGCATGGTCAACGTCGCCGAGTCGCTGAATCGTCTCGGTGTCGAGCCGGAGCGCGTGCTGCAGAAGCAGGTGGCCATCGATGAGTACGACCAGGTGCCGCACATCATCGATGATTTCATGAACTACATCCTGAAGCTCGGCCCCAACCCGTTCAAGGGATACTAG